The Desmodus rotundus isolate HL8 chromosome 3, HLdesRot8A.1, whole genome shotgun sequence genome includes a region encoding these proteins:
- the NPPB gene encoding natriuretic peptides B: protein MDPQMGLFRALFLLLFLRLSLLGGCPTLDLSQDDNRSEKEPLSCIPEPQRAPEPQTTPEPLQQGHSSEEARKTKQAASAGGLGPHDNVLQTLWGLQSPKEMPALGCFGRKIDRIGFGGLGCKTAEAEAKIIRVATVLLTEEETESQRDGVFRYSE from the exons ATGGACCCACAGATGGGGCTGTTCAGGGCACTCTTTCTGCTTTTGTTCCTTCGCCTGTCACTGCTAGGAGGTTGTCCCACCTTGGACCTGTCTCAAGATGACAACAGAAGTGAAAAG GAGCCGCTGAGTTGTATTCCAGAGCCACAGAGGGCCCCGGAGCCTCAGACGACCCCAGAGCCCCTGCAGCAAGGACACAGTTCTGAAGAAGCCAGGAAGACCAAGCAAGCAGCTTCTGCTGGTGGCCTTGGGCCTCATGACAATGTCCTCCAGACCCTGTGGGGACTACAAAGCCCCAAGGAGATGCCTGCCTTGGGCTGCTTCGGGAGGAAGATAGATCGGATTGGCTTTGGTGGCTTGGGCTGCAAGA CTGCAGAGGCTGAGGCCAAGATCATCAGGGTAGCCACAGTCCTgttgacagaggaggaaaccgagTCACAGCGAGATGGAGTATTCCGATACTCCGAATGA
- the NPPA gene encoding natriuretic peptides A encodes MGSFFTITVSFLLFLAFQLPGQSRANPVYSSVSNADLMDFKNLLDHLEDRVPTEDELMPPQVLTGQNEEAGAALSPLPEVPPWTGEVNPAQRDGGALGRGPWDSSERSTLLKNKLRALLAAPRSLRRSSCFGGRMDRIGAQSGLGCNSFRYRR; translated from the exons ATGGGCTCCTTCTTCACCATCACTGtgagcttcctcctctttctggcaTTTCAGCTCCCAGGGCAAAGCAGAGCCAACCCTGTGTACAGCTCCGTGTCCAATGCTGACCTGATGGATTTCAAG AATTTGCTGGACCATTTGGAGGACAGGGTGCCTACAGAAGATGAGCTCATGCCCCCACAAGTACTCACTGGGCAGAACGAGGAAGCTGGGGCAGCTCTCAGCCCCCTCCCTGAGGTGCCCCCCTGGACTGGGGAGGTCAACCCAGCCCAGAGAGATGGGGGTGCCCTTGGGCGGGGCCCCTGGGACTCCTCTGAGAGATCTACCCTCCTGAAAAACAAGCTGAGGGCGCTGCTCGCCGCTCCGCGGAGCCTGCGGaggtccagctgctttgggggcAGGATGGACAGGATTGGAGCCCAGAGTGGACTGGGCTGCAACAGCTTCCGG TACCGAAGATAA
- the CLCN6 gene encoding H(+)/Cl(-) exchange transporter 6 isoform X2: protein MDLSFNKALPSPGIRNGTQRKSVQMEATWCPHSHCLAPPHEVDWWVGSALPDPKFQSISFRKIQVNFPYFRSDRDKRDFVSAGAAAGVAAAFGAPIGGTLFSLEEGSSFWNQGLTWKVLFCSMSATFTLNFFRSGIQFGSWGSFHLPGLLSFGEFKCSDADKNCHLWTAVDLGFFVVMGAIGGLLGATFNCLNKRLAKYRMRNVHPKPKLVRVLESLLVSLVTTAVVFVASMVLGECRQMSSSSQIGNDSLLLQVTSEDVNSSIKTFFCPNETYNDMATLFFNPQESAILQLFHQDGTFSPITLALFFVLYFLLACWTYGISVPSGLFVPSLLCGAAFGRLVANVLKSYIGLGHIYSGTFALIGAAAFLGGVVRMTISLTVILIESTNEITYGLPIMVTLMVAKWTGDFFNKGIYDIHVGLRGVPLLEWETEAEMDKLRASDIMEPNLTYVYPHTRIQSLVSILRTTVHHAFPVVTENRGNEKEFMKGNQLISNNIKFKKSSILTRAGEQRRRSQSMKSYPSSELRNMCDEHVTSEEPAEKEDLLQQMLERRYTPYPNLYPDQSPSEDWTMEERFRPLTFHGLILRSQLVTLLVRGVCYSESQSSASQPRLSYAEMAEDYPRYPDIHDLDLTLLNPRMIVDVTPYMNPSPFTVSPNTSVSQVFNLFRTMGLRHLPVVNAVGEIVGVITRHNLTNEFLQARLRQHYQTI from the exons atggATTTAAGTTTTAACAAGGCCCTGCCGAGTCCTGGCATCAGAAACGGGACCCAGAGAAAGTCTGTTCAGATGGAAGCCACCTGGTGCCCCCACAGCCACTGCCTGGCACCTCCACATGAGGTGGATTGGTGGGTTGGCTCAGCGCTGCCAGATCCCAAG TTTCAGAGCATCTCCTTCCGGAAGATCCAGGTGAACTTCCCCTATTTCCGAAGTGACAG aGACAAGCGGGACTTCGTATCTGCGGGGGCTGCTGCCGGCGTCGCAGCAGCTTTCGGGGCTCCCATCGGGGGCACCTTGTTCAGCCTGGAGGAGGGCTCATCCTTCTGGAACCAAGGGCTCACGTGGAAAGTG CTCTTTTGTTCCATGTCGGCCACCTTCACCCTCAATTTCTTCCGTTCTGGGATCCAGTTTGGAAGTTGGGGCTCCTTCCATCTCCCTGGACTGCTGAGCTTTGGCGAGTTTAAG TGCTCTGACGCCGATAAAAACTGTCACCTGTGGACAGCTGTGGATCTGGGTTTCTTCGTCGTGATGGGGGCTATTGGGGGCCTCCTGGGAGCCACATTCAACTGTCTGAACAAGAGGCTTGCAAAGTACCGGATGCGAAACGTGCACCCGAAACCTAAGCTCGTCAG AGTCTTAGAGAGCCTCCTGGTGTCCCTGGTAACCACCGCGGTGGTGTTTGTGGCCTCGATGGTGTTAGGGGAATGCCGGCAGATGTCGTCTTCAAGTCAAATCGGGAATGACTCGTTGCTGCTCCAG GTCACGTCAGAAGATGTGAACTCAAGTATCAAGACCTTTTTCTGTCCCAATGAGACCTACAATGACATGGCCACGCTCTTCTTCAACCCCCAGGAGTCTGCCATCCTGCAGCTCTTCCACCAGGACG GCACCTTCAGCCCCATCACCCTGGCTTTGTTCTTCGTCCTCTACTTCTTGCTTGCGTGCTGGACTTACGGCATTTCTGTCCCAAGCGGCCTCTTTGTGCCTTCTCTGCTGTGTGGAGCTGCTTTTGGACGTTTGGTTGCCAATGTCCTTAAAAG CTACATTGGATTGGGCCATATCTATTCGGGGACCTTTGCCCTGATTGGAGCCGCGGCTTTCTTGGGCGGGGTCGTCCGAATGACCATCAGTCTCACGGTCATCCTGATCGAATCTACCAATGAGATCACTTACGGGCTTCCCATTATGGTCACTCTGATG GTGGCCAAGTGGACAGGGGACTTTTTCAATAAGGGCATCTATGACATCCACGTGGGCCTGCGAGGAGTGCCACTTCTGGAatgggagacagaggcagaaatgGACAA gctgaGAGCCAGCGACATCATGGAGCCCAACCTGACCTACGTCTACCCGCACACCCGCATCCAGTCTCTGGTCAGCATCCTGCGCACCACGGTCCACCACGCTTTCCCGGTGGTTACCGAGAACCGGGGCAATGAGAAGGAGTTCATGAAGGGCAACCAGCTCATCAGCAACAACATCAAATTCAAG AAATCTAGCATCCTCACCCGAGCTGGTGAGCAGCGCCGACGCAGCCAGTCCATGAAGTCCTACCCATCAAGTGAGCTGCGGAACATGTGTGATGAGCACGTGACCTCGGAGGAGCCAGCAGAGAAGGAGGACCTGCTGCAGCAGATGTTGGAGCGCAG ATACACTCCCTACCCCAACCTATACCCTGACCAGTCCCCAAGTGAAGACTGGACCATGGAGGAACGCTTCCGCCCTCTGACCTTCCACGGCCTCATCCTTCGGTCGCAGCTTGTCACCCTGCTTGTCCGAGGAGTTTGCTATTCCGAAAGTCAGTCG AGCGCCAGCCAGCCGCGCCTTTCCTACGCCGAGATGGCCGAGGACTACCCCCGGTACCCTGACATCCACGACCTGGACCTGACCCTGCTGAACCCTCGGATGATTGTG GATGTCACCCCATACATGAACCCGTCCCCCTTCACTGTTTCACCTAACACCAGCGTCTCCCAAGTTTTCAACCTGTTCAGGACAATGGGGCTGCGGCACTTGCCGGTGGTGAATGCCGTGGGAGAG ATCGTTGGGGTCATCACCCGGCACAACCTGACCAACGAGTTCCTGCAGGCCCGGCTGCGGCAGCACTACCAGACCATCTGA